Proteins co-encoded in one Methanobrevibacter gottschalkii DSM 11977 genomic window:
- a CDS encoding aspartate kinase, with protein sequence MDLIVAKFGGTSVGNGKRIRKAAESVAREYKKGSEIVVVVSAVNKTTDDLINITNDAITCNLTEKQHAEIVGMGERTSVRLFSATLESLGIKSLFIDPYSELWPIITDSNYMEARIDLDKTKEKVNNLKSLLDQGIVPVVCGFLGKCKNQVTTLGRGGSDITAFLIGECLNATEVIIVTDVDGVLSTDPQKISEAELLESITVDEMKTLATHGAQVLHPHALDYKHPKIDAKIINYNKEDLKAEGTYITGPKDYKPIDLYENPVASITIVGKSLLNKVGIVSALSNILLENGINLFKMNPHHNSITVFIDSEDADKAYELYHDHVVKSEDLSSISRDKDTAMFSITSPEISEITLANLLTENDIDAVLINYTKTEILLFVEWEFKYEVSKLLNTYKN encoded by the coding sequence ATGGATTTGATAGTAGCAAAGTTTGGTGGCACTTCTGTTGGAAACGGTAAAAGAATTAGAAAAGCCGCCGAATCAGTGGCAAGGGAATATAAAAAAGGCAGCGAAATTGTTGTTGTAGTATCGGCAGTTAATAAAACCACTGATGATTTAATAAACATTACAAACGATGCGATTACATGTAATCTTACAGAAAAACAACATGCTGAAATTGTTGGTATGGGTGAGAGAACTAGTGTTAGACTATTTTCAGCTACTCTTGAATCTTTAGGCATCAAATCCTTATTCATCGATCCGTATTCTGAATTATGGCCCATTATTACTGATTCCAATTATATGGAAGCCAGGATTGATCTTGATAAAACCAAAGAGAAAGTTAACAATCTCAAAAGTTTGCTTGATCAGGGAATCGTTCCGGTTGTCTGTGGATTTTTAGGCAAATGCAAAAATCAGGTTACCACTTTAGGCCGTGGGGGAAGTGACATCACCGCATTTTTAATTGGTGAATGTTTGAATGCAACTGAAGTGATTATTGTAACTGATGTAGACGGAGTCCTATCAACTGATCCTCAAAAGATTAGTGAGGCCGAACTTTTAGAAAGCATTACTGTTGATGAGATGAAAACACTTGCAACCCATGGTGCCCAGGTTCTACATCCTCATGCACTTGATTATAAACACCCCAAAATTGATGCTAAAATCATCAATTACAACAAAGAGGATCTGAAAGCGGAAGGAACTTATATTACCGGTCCTAAGGATTATAAGCCTATTGACTTATATGAGAATCCTGTTGCGTCAATAACTATTGTCGGTAAAAGCTTGTTGAACAAAGTGGGAATTGTATCTGCACTTTCAAATATTCTTTTAGAAAATGGAATCAATCTTTTTAAGATGAATCCTCATCACAATTCAATAACTGTTTTTATTGACAGTGAAGATGCGGATAAAGCTTATGAGTTATACCATGATCATGTTGTTAAAAGTGAAGATTTAAGTTCCATTTCACGTGACAAGGACACTGCAATGTTTAGTATTACATCTCCCGAGATTAGTGAGATTACATTAGCTAATCTTTTAACTGAAAATGACATTGATGCTGTTTTAATCAATTATACGAAAACTGAAATTTTATTATTTGTTGAATGGGAGTTTAAGTATGAAGTTTCCAAATTGCTCAACACTTATAAAAATTAA
- a CDS encoding TrmB family transcriptional regulator encodes MENMINSLKKLGLNRYEALAYIGLNKIKTGQADEISEVSKLPRSRIYDVLKELNRKGFVEIEGGKPLKYKIIPPSKIFKEEKNKLIEELENTEKKLEKLYNDELDEIQAPIWLIHSSENIIEKEVGIIRKARKTITCSIGFLLEGEGKAMIKAFNEIPRNVEIKILANQFCYVNNHKIDIIKIFKDTKLDNLEIIPSDLPMMKLLIVDEKELIRTFTRFTGENNEILPQTAIGVHNTYEDICKNFSRHILKEFDKNRQEN; translated from the coding sequence ATGGAAAACATGATAAATTCACTAAAAAAGTTAGGATTAAACCGTTACGAAGCACTAGCTTATATAGGACTTAACAAAATAAAAACCGGACAGGCCGATGAAATTTCAGAAGTTTCAAAATTACCACGCTCAAGAATATATGATGTTTTAAAAGAATTGAATAGAAAGGGATTTGTTGAAATTGAAGGTGGAAAACCATTAAAATATAAAATAATCCCTCCGAGCAAGATATTTAAAGAAGAAAAAAATAAATTGATTGAGGAACTTGAAAATACTGAAAAAAAGTTGGAAAAGTTATACAATGATGAATTAGATGAAATCCAAGCTCCAATATGGTTAATTCATTCCAGTGAAAATATTATTGAAAAAGAAGTAGGCATTATCAGAAAAGCTAGAAAGACAATCACATGCAGCATCGGCTTTTTACTTGAAGGTGAAGGAAAAGCTATGATTAAAGCATTTAATGAAATTCCAAGAAACGTTGAAATCAAAATTCTTGCTAATCAGTTCTGTTATGTGAATAATCACAAAATAGACATCATCAAAATATTTAAAGACACAAAATTAGACAATCTGGAAATTATCCCCTCAGATTTGCCAATGATGAAATTATTAATTGTTGATGAAAAAGAGCTCATTAGAACATTTACACGTTTTACAGGTGAAAATAATGAGATATTGCCCCAAACAGCAATTGGAGTTCACAATACATACGAAGACATTTGCAAAAATTTCAGCAGACACATTCTAAAAGAGTTTGATAAAAACAGACAAGAGAATTAA
- a CDS encoding PaaI family thioesterase: protein MANFNSLKEAREFFYKDKFAINTGVTLDELTEDKAICSLMLNDEHRNAYGGVMGGVIFTLADFAFAVLSNQIHQLTVAQQVSINYLSAPKGDMLIAEAACRKSGRTSSIVIVDISDDLGCDVAQFVGTGFKLKNSKIRD from the coding sequence ATGGCTAATTTCAATTCACTAAAGGAAGCACGTGAATTTTTTTACAAGGATAAGTTTGCAATAAATACAGGAGTTACATTAGATGAATTAACAGAAGACAAAGCTATTTGTTCTTTAATGTTAAATGATGAGCATAGAAATGCTTATGGTGGGGTAATGGGAGGCGTAATATTTACATTGGCCGATTTTGCTTTTGCAGTATTGTCTAATCAGATCCATCAGTTAACTGTTGCTCAGCAGGTAAGTATTAATTATTTGTCCGCTCCAAAGGGGGACATGCTGATAGCCGAGGCAGCTTGCCGTAAAAGTGGCAGAACATCATCCATTGTTATTGTAGATATTTCGGATGATTTGGGTTGTGATGTTGCTCAGTTTGTAGGTACCGGGTTTAAACTGAAAAATAGCAAAATAAGAGATTAA
- a CDS encoding GNAT family N-acetyltransferase, whose translation MSELTFKIAERKDSRLILEYIKKLADYEKRSDEVIATEKSIEKWIFDEKQAEVLFALEDRHIVGFALYFLSFSTYIGNVNMHLEDLFIDPEYRRRGYGKALLKELGKIVIDRDYGRFEWTCLSWNRPSIDFYLSIGAEQKDWDVFHFTGDALKDFVKE comes from the coding sequence ATGTCCGAGTTAACATTTAAAATAGCCGAAAGAAAAGATTCCCGATTAATCTTAGAATATATTAAAAAACTTGCAGATTATGAAAAAAGATCAGATGAGGTCATTGCAACTGAAAAATCAATTGAAAAATGGATATTCGATGAAAAACAAGCAGAAGTCCTATTTGCTCTTGAAGATAGGCATATAGTCGGATTTGCACTTTATTTCTTAAGCTTTTCAACATATATTGGAAATGTGAATATGCATTTAGAAGATTTATTCATTGACCCCGAATATCGGAGAAGAGGATACGGTAAAGCATTGCTTAAAGAGCTTGGAAAAATAGTAATAGATAGGGATTACGGCAGGTTTGAATGGACTTGCCTTTCATGGAACCGGCCGAGCATTGATTTTTACCTCTCAATTGGTGCAGAACAGAAAGATTGGGATGTATTCCATTTTACAGGAGATGCGCTAAAAGACTTTGTAAAAGAATGA
- a CDS encoding N-acetyltransferase, whose product MDEGLFQDKNLKDKLFNEYPHILKAIEKEGYILDYLSFDVFTEIRFEDDVVGFISFSRFDIVENYFAIDEAYIIPEYRGNNLLFEHLNNLFLLDNFRYFPRKPTKAFINVC is encoded by the coding sequence ATGGATGAAGGATTGTTTCAAGATAAAAATCTTAAAGATAAGTTATTCAACGAATATCCTCATATTCTTAAAGCTATCGAGAAGGAAGGTTATATTTTAGATTACTTGTCTTTTGATGTATTTACCGAAATTCGTTTTGAAGACGATGTTGTTGGTTTTATTTCATTTTCGAGATTTGACATTGTTGAGAATTATTTTGCTATTGATGAAGCATATATAATACCTGAATATCGGGGAAATAATCTACTTTTTGAACATTTAAATAATCTGTTTCTTTTGGACAATTTCAGATATTTTCCAAGAAAACCAACAAAAGCTTTTATCAATGTTTGTTGA
- the gdhA gene encoding NADP-specific glutamate dehydrogenase, whose protein sequence is MSYVDEVIETIIEQNPGEAEFHQALREVMESIRVVVEENEEEYKKNALLERLANPERQIKFRVPWVDDNGQVQVNTGYRVQFNSAIGPYKGGLRFHSSVNIGIIKFLGFEQIFKNSLTGLPIGGGKGGSNFDPKGKSDREVMAFCQSFMTELYRHIGADTDVPAGDIGVGAREVGFLFGQYKRLSNLYEGVLTGKGLTFGGSLTRTEATGYGLLYFTNAMLKANDIDIAGKTIAVSGAGNVAIYAIEKAQQLGGKPVTCSDSTGWIYDSEGIDVELLKEIKEVKRERLTAYAKARESAEYHEGKGVWTVKCDIALPCATQNELQLEDAKSLVENGVLAVAEGANMPTTIEATEYLQENDVLFAPGKASNAGGVATSALEMAQNSQRLSWTFEEVDAKLQNIMENIFANAAAAAEEYGLDKNYVAGANIAGFKKVVEAMNAQGIV, encoded by the coding sequence TTGTCATACGTAGATGAAGTAATTGAAACTATTATTGAACAAAACCCTGGCGAAGCAGAATTCCACCAAGCTTTACGCGAAGTAATGGAATCTATTAGGGTCGTAGTTGAAGAAAACGAAGAAGAATACAAAAAAAATGCACTTCTTGAAAGATTAGCAAATCCTGAAAGACAAATCAAATTCCGTGTTCCTTGGGTAGATGACAACGGTCAGGTACAGGTAAACACAGGATACCGTGTACAGTTCAACAGTGCAATCGGACCTTACAAAGGAGGATTACGTTTCCACTCTTCGGTAAACATAGGTATTATTAAATTCTTAGGGTTTGAACAAATCTTCAAAAACTCTTTAACCGGTCTTCCTATTGGTGGAGGAAAAGGAGGATCTAACTTTGATCCTAAAGGAAAATCTGACAGGGAAGTCATGGCATTTTGTCAAAGTTTCATGACTGAATTATACAGACACATTGGCGCTGATACTGATGTGCCTGCTGGAGATATTGGTGTAGGCGCTCGTGAAGTTGGTTTCCTATTCGGCCAATACAAAAGACTCTCTAACTTATATGAAGGAGTATTGACTGGTAAAGGATTAACCTTCGGAGGATCCCTCACAAGAACCGAAGCTACCGGTTACGGATTATTATACTTCACTAACGCAATGTTAAAAGCAAATGATATTGACATTGCTGGTAAAACCATCGCAGTATCTGGAGCTGGAAATGTAGCAATTTATGCTATTGAAAAAGCTCAACAATTAGGCGGTAAACCAGTAACCTGTTCTGATTCAACTGGTTGGATTTACGATTCTGAAGGAATCGATGTGGAATTACTCAAAGAAATAAAAGAAGTAAAACGTGAAAGATTAACTGCATATGCGAAAGCAAGAGAAAGTGCAGAATACCACGAAGGTAAAGGTGTATGGACTGTAAAATGTGACATTGCATTGCCATGCGCTACCCAAAACGAATTGCAATTGGAAGATGCTAAATCATTAGTGGAAAATGGGGTACTTGCAGTTGCTGAAGGGGCAAACATGCCGACCACTATTGAAGCTACCGAATACTTGCAAGAAAATGATGTATTATTCGCACCGGGAAAAGCATCCAACGCTGGTGGAGTAGCTACTTCCGCTTTAGAAATGGCTCAAAACTCCCAAAGATTATCCTGGACCTTTGAAGAAGTTGATGCAAAACTCCAAAATATTATGGAAAACATCTTTGCAAATGCTGCAGCTGCTGCTGAAGAATATGGTTTAGATAAAAACTATGTTGCAGGAGCAAACATTGCAGGATTCAAAAAAGTAGTTGAAGCAATGAACGCACAAGGAATCGTATAG
- the prf1 gene encoding peptide chain release factor aRF-1: MAEVSSKELYEFKKTLKELSGKRGRGTELVSVYIPHDKQLSDVGKHMRDELGQSANIKSKQTRKNVQSAIEVILQSIRLYKQPPENGLVLFVGMIPKGGPGTEKMEKYILEPPEPITTYWYKCNNEFFIEPLEEIIEERDTYGLAVVDRKEATVATLKGKKVNILTHLTSGVPGKHKAGGQSQRRFDRVIDLAAHEFKKRIGEHMNDDFLELKDDLKGIIVGGPGFTKEEFIQGDYLQYELKDKIIATVDTSYTGEPGIREVIDKSADILDNLDVMHEKKQVQRFLKELTKDKGLCSYGENQVRNNLIMGAVDTLLLSEDLSSMRKTFECTNCGTQIEVTVKTQAEADKFNERCPNCNDTFKEVASKDLTDEFVEKAEEMNTNVEFISTETEEGMQLFRAFGGIAAILRYYVEY, encoded by the coding sequence ATGGCTGAAGTATCATCAAAAGAGTTATATGAATTTAAAAAAACTTTAAAAGAACTATCTGGAAAAAGAGGTAGAGGTACAGAGCTTGTTTCCGTTTACATTCCACATGATAAGCAATTAAGTGATGTTGGTAAGCACATGAGAGATGAACTCGGACAAAGTGCTAACATTAAGAGTAAACAAACAAGAAAAAATGTACAATCCGCAATCGAAGTAATTTTACAAAGTATACGCTTATATAAACAACCTCCAGAAAATGGTCTGGTTTTGTTTGTGGGCATGATTCCTAAAGGAGGTCCGGGCACTGAAAAAATGGAAAAATATATTTTAGAACCTCCTGAACCAATCACTACTTACTGGTATAAATGCAATAATGAATTTTTCATTGAACCTTTGGAAGAAATCATTGAAGAGAGAGACACCTATGGTCTTGCAGTAGTTGACAGAAAAGAAGCTACTGTCGCTACTTTAAAGGGTAAAAAGGTCAATATTCTAACTCACCTGACAAGTGGTGTTCCAGGTAAGCACAAAGCAGGAGGGCAATCACAAAGAAGGTTTGACCGTGTAATTGACCTTGCGGCTCACGAGTTCAAAAAACGTATTGGGGAACATATGAATGATGACTTCTTGGAGCTTAAAGATGATTTGAAAGGAATCATCGTTGGCGGACCAGGTTTCACCAAAGAGGAATTTATCCAGGGGGACTATCTTCAATATGAGCTTAAGGATAAAATAATAGCAACTGTTGATACATCATACACTGGAGAACCGGGTATTCGTGAAGTCATTGATAAATCTGCAGATATTTTGGATAATTTGGATGTTATGCATGAGAAAAAACAGGTTCAAAGATTCCTGAAAGAATTAACTAAAGATAAAGGTTTATGTTCTTATGGTGAAAATCAGGTTAGAAATAATTTGATTATGGGTGCTGTTGACACTCTGCTGTTATCAGAAGATTTGTCAAGTATGCGTAAAACATTTGAATGTACCAATTGCGGAACTCAAATTGAAGTCACTGTTAAAACTCAGGCTGAAGCGGATAAATTCAATGAAAGATGTCCTAATTGTAACGATACTTTTAAAGAAGTGGCTTCAAAAGATTTGACTGATGAATTTGTTGAAAAAGCAGAAGAGATGAATACAAATGTTGAATTCATTTCCACTGAAACTGAAGAGGGCATGCAGCTTTTCAGAGCATTCGGTGGTATTGCTGCTATTTTAAGGTATTATGTAGAATATTAG
- the dusB gene encoding tRNA dihydrouridine synthase DusB: MKWKIGNVKISNQIVLAPMAGICDYAFRSIIKSMGCGLIETEMVSDKAIMYNNFKTQEMLFMKDEERPISQQIFGCGTDSFKIASKYIYENMKPDIIDINMGCPVKKVAIKSKAGSALLKNPEKARSIVETVVDSVPIPVTVKIRSGWDKSSINAVEMAQIIEEAGASAITVHPRTRHQRYDIPADWSIIKDVKNHVSIPVIGNGDIKSCYDAKRMLDETGCDAIMIGRATLGNPWLVKQCIDYIDYGMEPEKISVEEKINMAKRHADIIEKTQAEKLAISRMRTQTAYYMKGMYNTADIKPKLFKMNSKEEIFSLLDEYLASHKQHLREFVKQNQILS; encoded by the coding sequence ATGAAATGGAAAATTGGTAATGTCAAAATATCAAATCAGATAGTCTTAGCACCCATGGCAGGGATATGTGACTATGCATTCAGAAGCATAATCAAATCCATGGGTTGCGGTTTGATTGAAACAGAAATGGTTTCAGATAAAGCTATAATGTATAACAATTTTAAAACACAAGAAATGCTATTTATGAAAGACGAAGAAAGGCCTATCTCACAGCAGATTTTCGGTTGCGGCACTGACTCTTTTAAAATTGCTTCCAAATACATCTATGAAAATATGAAACCTGACATTATCGACATTAATATGGGATGTCCCGTTAAAAAAGTAGCCATTAAATCAAAAGCTGGAAGTGCGCTTTTAAAGAATCCTGAAAAAGCAAGAAGCATTGTGGAAACCGTTGTTGATAGTGTTCCAATACCGGTCACTGTTAAAATTAGGAGCGGGTGGGATAAAAGTAGCATTAATGCAGTTGAAATGGCGCAAATAATCGAAGAGGCGGGGGCTTCAGCAATTACTGTCCATCCCCGTACAAGACATCAAAGGTACGACATTCCTGCAGACTGGTCAATAATCAAGGATGTTAAAAACCATGTATCCATACCAGTTATCGGAAACGGAGATATTAAATCATGTTATGATGCTAAAAGAATGCTTGATGAAACTGGCTGTGATGCAATAATGATCGGCAGAGCAACGCTTGGAAATCCCTGGCTTGTAAAACAATGCATTGACTACATAGATTATGGCATGGAACCTGAAAAAATTTCAGTTGAAGAAAAAATAAATATGGCCAAAAGGCATGCTGATATAATTGAGAAAACTCAAGCGGAAAAATTAGCAATTTCCAGAATGAGAACACAGACTGCATACTACATGAAAGGAATGTATAACACTGCAGATATCAAACCAAAATTGTTTAAAATGAATTCAAAAGAGGAAATATTCAGTCTTTTAGATGAGTATTTGGCTTCACATAAGCAGCATCTTAGAGAATTTGTCAAACAAAACCAAATCCTCTCCTGA
- a CDS encoding zinc ribbon domain-containing protein: MVFRRCPQCGSTSDDQYGFCIKCGWEFAKIDATKNLCPLCGHENPNEADFCVKCGAPLVFKNHPNEEQRNITPIVINKEVAGTPIQKNSGGWIKWIIILGYIFSILGGLLGLIIAVYLVTRKEATVRKHGIIQLAIFAFYIVLIAALYATGMIPADAITNYQQLIAGNMTLP, encoded by the coding sequence ATGGTTTTTAGAAGATGCCCGCAATGTGGTTCGACAAGTGATGATCAATATGGTTTTTGTATAAAATGTGGGTGGGAATTTGCAAAAATAGACGCCACAAAGAATTTATGTCCTTTATGCGGACATGAAAATCCGAATGAAGCAGATTTCTGTGTTAAATGTGGTGCGCCACTCGTTTTTAAGAATCATCCGAATGAAGAGCAAAGGAATATAACCCCAATAGTAATAAACAAAGAAGTTGCTGGAACACCTATTCAAAAAAACAGCGGCGGATGGATTAAATGGATTATAATACTGGGATATATCTTTTCAATTTTAGGCGGTCTTTTAGGATTGATCATTGCAGTTTATTTAGTTACAAGAAAAGAAGCGACTGTTAGAAAACATGGAATCATACAACTTGCAATATTTGCATTCTATATCGTATTAATTGCCGCATTATATGCAACCGGAATGATTCCTGCAGATGCAATTACCAACTATCAACAATTAATTGCTGGAAATATGACCCTTCCTTAA
- the rimI gene encoding ribosomal protein S18-alanine N-acetyltransferase, which yields MIIRKFNPNDLKRVFEIENMSFDQSYGIKMFQQLYEMGIGFLVAEHEGHVIGYVMFWIKYEFNGHIISIAVDENYRRLGAGTKLLVKAISILSMLNIDNIYLEVNEHNDGAIEFYRRFNFQIDRTVPNYYASGDGAVIMYLPLRKGHISSN from the coding sequence ATGATTATACGAAAATTCAATCCAAATGATTTAAAAAGAGTTTTTGAAATAGAAAACATGTCTTTTGACCAGTCTTACGGAATAAAAATGTTTCAGCAGTTATATGAAATGGGTATTGGATTTTTAGTTGCAGAACATGAAGGTCATGTGATTGGTTATGTGATGTTTTGGATTAAATACGAATTTAATGGACATATCATATCAATAGCTGTTGATGAAAATTACAGGCGTTTAGGTGCTGGAACTAAACTTTTAGTTAAAGCTATTTCTATTTTGTCCATGCTTAATATTGATAATATTTACTTGGAAGTAAATGAACATAATGATGGAGCTATTGAATTTTATAGGAGATTTAATTTTCAGATAGATAGAACTGTTCCGAATTATTATGCAAGTGGTGATGGTGCAGTTATTATGTATCTGCCGTTAAGGAAGGGTCATATTTCCAGCAATTAA
- a CDS encoding UPF0146 family protein encodes MWQDFGDYILSEAGDDPVKIAEIGVGKFDKISEILSEKKNITVLKTDIHPKDSTVIKDDVTNPNLELYKDVDIIYSIRPPSELQPHLINLAEKINSQLIIKPLTNEDLNTGRVKMKLKNYKKASFYILR; translated from the coding sequence ATGTGGCAAGATTTTGGAGATTACATTTTAAGCGAAGCCGGAGATGATCCGGTTAAAATTGCAGAGATTGGTGTTGGAAAATTCGACAAAATATCAGAAATATTATCCGAAAAGAAGAACATAACCGTTCTTAAAACAGATATTCACCCAAAAGATTCAACAGTGATAAAAGACGACGTTACAAATCCCAATCTTGAATTATACAAAGATGTTGATATTATCTACTCAATCAGACCGCCAAGTGAACTTCAGCCTCATCTAATTAATCTTGCTGAAAAGATAAACTCCCAGTTAATAATAAAACCTTTGACAAATGAAGATTTAAATACTGGCAGAGTTAAAATGAAACTAAAAAACTATAAGAAAGCTAGTTTTTATATATTGAGGTAA
- a CDS encoding cation-translocating P-type ATPase, with the protein MEKLLKKYNTTPDGLSESEVLKRHERYGLNELDEKKPTPPIILFLSQFADILIALLIIAAIASFAIGDTIDAGVILLAVLLNVIIGFIQEYRSIRAVNSLKDLMVKKAIVKRNNEVLEVDARFLTIGDIVILEEGNKSPADLILIESNDINCDESFLTGESEAVIKEEKDAVFMDSNIISGHGLGIVTDIGMDTEIGKIAEIVHEEDEKTPLAVKVGKLGKILSAIAILVCTVIFILELIQGAGIVETFMTAVSLAVAAIPEGLPAVLTLTLALGMSEMASSDALVKRLLSVETLGSCTIICSDKTGTLTDNKMSVVESYLLNKDKLLLISKLCNNAIIKDNALIGNQTDGAILRFAQNYETSLERIDEIPLDSNRKMMTTIHRLDSENKIVLSKGAPEIILNNCKYIDNNGSIEILDEEIKETVVKRIDEMSDEALRVIGFAYKINDDERPEENLIFTGLLGLIDPPKKNAKKAVKECINAGIKVRMITGDHEKTASAIAKQLGILTDGRVITGKELEKISDEEYLAIADDIQVYARVKPAQKMRIVEALKDLGNIVAMTGDGINDAPALKKASIGIAMGDGTDVSKESSDMILQDNDFSTIVKAIKEGRKIYDNIKRFVKFQVSTNVGAILTIVGTSLLNLPLPFNPAQLLWLNIVMDGPPAQTLGMEGAEKDTMARPPETGDILTKKTLTEIFLLGLVMATGTILVFSWEIYSGAPTEKAMSVAFTLFVVYQLFNAFNGRSNSTKSSKYLYIGLALSFMLQLLIIYIPQLQIIFRTTAIGIAEWTIIIIVASTIIAAQKIMNKVIK; encoded by the coding sequence ATGGAAAAACTTCTAAAAAAATATAATACAACACCTGATGGATTAAGCGAAAGTGAAGTTCTTAAAAGGCATGAAAGATACGGTTTAAACGAGCTTGATGAAAAAAAACCAACACCACCAATAATATTATTTTTATCCCAGTTTGCAGATATTTTAATAGCTCTTTTAATTATTGCAGCCATTGCATCTTTTGCAATTGGTGATACAATAGATGCAGGAGTGATTTTACTTGCAGTGCTTTTAAATGTAATAATCGGATTCATTCAGGAATATCGGTCAATAAGAGCAGTCAATAGCCTTAAAGATTTAATGGTCAAAAAAGCCATTGTTAAAAGGAATAATGAAGTCCTTGAAGTTGATGCTAGATTCTTGACCATTGGTGATATTGTAATTCTTGAAGAAGGAAATAAATCACCTGCCGATTTAATACTAATTGAAAGCAATGATATAAACTGTGATGAATCATTCCTAACAGGAGAATCTGAAGCGGTTATAAAAGAAGAAAAAGATGCTGTTTTTATGGATTCCAATATTATTTCAGGCCATGGGCTTGGAATTGTTACAGATATCGGAATGGATACGGAAATCGGGAAAATCGCAGAAATTGTTCATGAAGAAGATGAGAAGACACCGCTTGCAGTGAAAGTTGGAAAACTTGGAAAAATCTTATCAGCAATTGCGATTTTGGTTTGTACAGTTATTTTTATTTTAGAATTAATCCAGGGAGCAGGTATTGTGGAAACGTTTATGACTGCTGTTTCACTAGCAGTTGCAGCAATTCCTGAAGGTCTTCCTGCAGTTTTAACATTAACACTTGCACTTGGAATGTCTGAGATGGCATCATCAGATGCTCTTGTTAAAAGATTATTATCTGTTGAAACATTAGGTTCATGTACCATCATCTGCAGTGACAAGACAGGAACATTAACTGATAATAAAATGAGTGTTGTTGAGAGTTATTTATTAAACAAAGACAAATTATTGTTAATTTCAAAATTATGCAACAATGCGATAATTAAAGATAATGCCCTTATCGGAAATCAGACTGACGGAGCTATTTTAAGATTTGCACAAAATTATGAAACTTCCCTTGAGCGCATTGATGAAATCCCTCTTGACAGCAACCGTAAAATGATGACCACAATACATAGGTTAGACAGTGAAAATAAAATTGTTTTATCAAAAGGTGCACCAGAAATAATTCTAAATAACTGCAAATATATAGATAACAACGGAAGTATAGAAATACTTGATGAAGAAATAAAGGAAACTGTAGTTAAAAGAATTGATGAAATGAGTGATGAAGCATTAAGAGTAATCGGATTTGCATACAAAATCAATGATGATGAACGACCTGAAGAAAATCTCATTTTTACAGGACTGCTTGGATTAATTGATCCCCCAAAGAAAAATGCCAAAAAAGCAGTGAAGGAATGCATTAATGCTGGAATTAAAGTAAGAATGATTACCGGAGACCATGAAAAAACGGCAAGTGCAATAGCAAAGCAGCTTGGAATATTAACTGACGGCCGTGTAATTACAGGCAAAGAATTAGAAAAAATCAGTGATGAGGAATATCTGGCCATTGCAGATGATATTCAGGTTTATGCAAGGGTAAAACCTGCTCAAAAAATGAGAATAGTTGAAGCTTTAAAAGATTTAGGAAACATAGTTGCAATGACAGGAGACGGAATTAACGATGCACCTGCTCTTAAAAAAGCATCAATAGGTATTGCAATGGGCGATGGTACTGATGTTTCTAAAGAGTCATCGGACATGATTTTACAGGACAATGATTTTTCAACAATTGTAAAAGCAATAAAAGAAGGGCGTAAAATTTACGACAACATTAAAAGATTCGTCAAATTCCAAGTATCAACAAATGTGGGTGCTATTCTAACAATAGTCGGAACAAGCCTACTCAATTTACCTCTGCCATTCAATCCTGCACAATTATTGTGGTTGAATATAGTTATGGACGGCCCGCCGGCACAAACATTAGGTATGGAAGGTGCTGAAAAAGATACAATGGCAAGACCTCCTGAAACCGGAGACATCTTAACCAAAAAAACATTAACTGAAATATTTCTATTAGGATTAGTGATGGCTACCGGAACAATTCTAGTATTTAGCTGGGAGATATATAGTGGTGCACCAACTGAAAAAGCAATGAGTGTTGCATTTACATTATTTGTAGTTTACCAATTATTTAATGCATTTAACGGAAGATCAAACTCGACTAAATCAAGCAAATATTTATATATTGGACTTGCATTGTCATTCATGCTCCAATTGCTAATAATATACATACCGCAGCTACAAATAATATTTAGAACAACTGCAATCGGCATTGCAGAATGGACAATCATAATTATTGTTGCATCAACAATAATAGCTGCTCAGAAAATAATGAATAAAGTGATAAAATGA